Proteins encoded in a region of the Streptomyces sp. NBC_01471 genome:
- a CDS encoding ROK family transcriptional regulator — translation MTEPTDALQRLRRANEAAVLGELRRFGALSRGELKARTGLSRTTLFAIVSDLLERKAVVEQPAADSELPRGRGRPALEISLNARGAELIGIDLQRNRIHVIVANCAHEVVGRFSAPLPLDSTPAERAAQAIAAVGELVRREAISLAPVEGIGLGLPGFVQNPASGDPHRKTPFAQHVAAALGGHFGVPVVTENNSRLAALAEVTWGAARGQDNTVFLAWSDGVGGGLVVNGVLVHGAHGAAGEIGHTSCDPEGPLCHCGGRGCLEGVIRIPALLAACAERGVTVGDAAGLIAQAAGGQPDVAAVMRGAATTAGRVLAALAAQVDPECIVVYGEPAALDALVLTPIREQLATLSLPSAPRTITVCGSALGADAAALGGVALLLRTTGQDPDELLDRPVPGTAGQDRSGAARSAAAAPETDTEDGAGVR, via the coding sequence ATGACGGAACCGACCGATGCCTTGCAGCGCCTGCGCAGGGCCAACGAAGCCGCCGTCCTCGGCGAGTTGCGCCGCTTTGGCGCGCTGAGCCGCGGTGAGCTGAAGGCGCGGACCGGTCTCTCCCGTACCACCCTGTTCGCGATCGTCTCCGACCTGCTGGAGCGCAAGGCGGTCGTGGAGCAGCCCGCCGCCGACTCCGAACTGCCGCGTGGACGCGGCAGACCGGCCCTGGAGATCTCACTCAACGCGCGCGGCGCCGAGCTGATCGGTATCGACCTCCAGCGCAACCGGATCCATGTGATCGTCGCCAACTGCGCCCATGAGGTGGTCGGCCGGTTCAGCGCCCCGCTGCCCCTGGACAGCACTCCCGCCGAGCGCGCCGCGCAGGCGATCGCGGCGGTCGGGGAACTGGTGCGCAGGGAGGCAATCAGTCTCGCGCCGGTCGAGGGAATCGGCCTCGGCCTGCCCGGATTCGTCCAGAACCCGGCGTCCGGCGACCCGCACCGGAAGACGCCGTTCGCCCAGCACGTCGCCGCAGCGCTCGGCGGCCACTTCGGAGTTCCCGTCGTCACGGAGAACAACTCACGCCTCGCCGCACTGGCCGAAGTCACCTGGGGCGCGGCCCGGGGACAGGACAACACCGTCTTCCTCGCCTGGTCGGACGGGGTCGGTGGCGGTCTCGTGGTGAACGGGGTACTGGTGCACGGTGCCCATGGCGCGGCCGGCGAGATCGGGCACACCAGCTGCGATCCCGAAGGACCGCTCTGCCACTGCGGCGGGCGGGGGTGTCTGGAGGGCGTCATCCGGATTCCGGCGCTGCTGGCGGCCTGCGCGGAGCGCGGTGTGACGGTCGGGGACGCCGCCGGGCTGATCGCGCAGGCCGCCGGGGGCCAGCCGGACGTGGCGGCCGTGATGCGTGGCGCCGCCACCACGGCGGGCCGGGTCCTCGCCGCTCTCGCCGCTCAGGTCGACCCCGAGTGCATCGTGGTCTACGGCGAACCGGCCGCCCTGGACGCACTGGTACTGACCCCGATCCGGGAGCAGTTGGCGACCCTGTCCCTGCCGTCCGCTCCCCGCACCATCACCGTGTGCGGCTCGGCCCTCGGCGCCGACGCGGCCGCGCTCGGCGGTGTGGCGCTGCTGCTGCGCACCACCGGCCAGGACCCGGACGAGTTGCTCGACCGGCCGGTCCCCGGCACGGCCGGCCAGGACCGGAGCGGGGCCGCCCGGTCCGCGGCAGCGGCCCCGGAGACAGACACCGAGGACGGGGCGGGCGTCCGATGA
- a CDS encoding FUSC family protein encodes MAATRRTRTGTWDRYAASDPGFLRLMAGLRTVAAIGLALIVLSLLHTPVTLLVAGAMAAMVSTFAIREKEVRGQAITLGLGLPVALTSMSLGALLNTRIIAGDIFFVLLIFGAVYSRRFGDRGTALGLIGFQVYFVSLFVHATVATLPPLYLTLTIAFASSAVVRFAVVPETPERTLGRLREAFRARLAQLVATQAELLDATPGQLDKILDDLRGRTARLHQTALMIQGQLESGTRDPATAALVQRRIADAEIAAERLGMLLLNARSAERADTLTLHLPNAPVPAAASTAQSGNGAGGTDGTDEITALLRRDLNALHLVVTRLAPDERGTALAHLRNRLLGYRDEENLPRASLAVQDVFRGLGEAARSVLGLRLALDGPQDESDDTPETTRSREEFEAEDVAIVRAEETDEDLTGLQRRTTRAAFQVSVGSTLAIVGGEFLSSQRWYWAVLTCWVVFLNTASTGEILVKGYRRLLGTVLGVVAGVGLAGLVGNHTWTAFALVLLFIFGMFFTAPLSYALMSFFVTAMLGLLYTLLNTYSLSVLVLRIEETALGAACGIIAAVLVLPVHTDRRTDEELSTVLARLRDVASAAVSQLSGGPPADLLDLARDLDTALDDLRRSTQPLTHPITPLRVRRQTARYLVAVLETCAYHARSLAATAELVPYSKTIAADPRLERSGARIAHNIDVIAARVADEDSEGEVESGASIAAMLESSSSEVLRTGTVTYRVLRHLQRLDEGVVGVARTLDVPVAAREERKAA; translated from the coding sequence ATGGCAGCAACACGGCGGACACGGACCGGAACCTGGGACCGCTACGCGGCATCCGACCCGGGATTCCTGCGACTGATGGCGGGGCTGCGGACCGTCGCGGCGATCGGGCTCGCGCTCATCGTGCTCTCGCTGCTCCACACGCCCGTCACGCTCCTGGTCGCGGGGGCGATGGCGGCCATGGTCTCCACCTTCGCGATCAGGGAGAAGGAGGTGCGCGGCCAGGCCATCACACTCGGCCTCGGCCTTCCCGTCGCCCTCACGTCGATGTCGCTGGGAGCGCTGCTCAACACCCGCATCATCGCCGGTGACATCTTCTTCGTCCTGCTGATCTTCGGCGCCGTCTACTCCCGGCGCTTCGGCGACCGCGGCACCGCGCTCGGGCTGATCGGGTTCCAGGTCTACTTCGTCTCGCTGTTCGTGCACGCCACGGTCGCCACCCTGCCCCCGCTGTACCTGACGCTGACCATCGCCTTCGCGAGCAGCGCGGTCGTACGGTTCGCCGTCGTGCCGGAGACACCCGAGCGCACCCTCGGCCGGCTGCGGGAGGCCTTCAGGGCGCGGCTCGCCCAGCTGGTGGCCACCCAGGCAGAGCTGCTGGACGCCACGCCCGGACAGCTCGACAAGATCCTCGACGATCTGCGCGGGCGCACCGCACGGCTGCACCAGACGGCGCTGATGATCCAGGGCCAGCTGGAGTCCGGTACGCGTGACCCGGCAACGGCAGCGCTGGTGCAGCGCAGGATCGCGGACGCGGAGATCGCCGCGGAGCGCCTCGGGATGCTGTTGCTCAACGCCCGCAGCGCGGAACGCGCGGACACCCTCACCCTGCACCTGCCGAACGCGCCGGTGCCGGCCGCCGCGAGCACGGCACAGTCGGGCAACGGCGCCGGAGGCACCGACGGGACGGACGAGATCACGGCCCTGCTGCGCCGGGACCTGAACGCGCTGCACCTGGTGGTGACCCGGCTGGCCCCCGACGAGCGCGGCACGGCCCTGGCCCATCTGCGCAACAGGCTGCTCGGCTACCGGGACGAGGAGAACCTGCCGCGGGCCTCGCTCGCCGTGCAGGACGTGTTCCGCGGACTCGGTGAGGCCGCGCGCTCCGTGCTCGGGCTGCGGCTGGCACTGGACGGGCCGCAGGACGAGTCGGACGACACTCCGGAAACCACCCGCTCGCGCGAGGAGTTCGAGGCCGAGGACGTGGCCATCGTCCGGGCCGAGGAGACCGATGAGGACCTCACCGGTCTGCAGCGGCGCACCACCAGGGCGGCGTTCCAGGTCTCGGTCGGCTCGACCCTGGCCATCGTCGGCGGCGAGTTCCTGTCCAGCCAGCGCTGGTACTGGGCTGTACTGACCTGCTGGGTGGTCTTCCTCAACACCGCGTCCACCGGCGAGATCCTCGTCAAGGGCTACCGAAGGCTGCTCGGCACGGTCCTCGGCGTCGTGGCCGGTGTCGGTCTCGCGGGGCTCGTCGGCAACCACACCTGGACCGCGTTCGCCCTGGTCCTGCTCTTCATCTTCGGGATGTTCTTCACCGCGCCCCTGTCGTACGCGCTGATGTCCTTCTTCGTCACCGCGATGCTGGGACTGCTCTACACACTCCTCAACACCTACAGCTTGTCCGTGCTGGTGCTGCGGATCGAGGAGACGGCACTCGGTGCCGCCTGCGGGATCATCGCGGCCGTGCTGGTGCTTCCCGTGCACACCGACCGCCGTACCGACGAAGAGCTCAGTACGGTGCTGGCCCGGCTGCGGGACGTCGCATCGGCCGCCGTGTCCCAGCTCAGCGGTGGCCCGCCGGCCGACCTCCTGGACCTGGCCCGCGATCTGGACACGGCCCTGGACGACCTGCGCCGCTCCACCCAGCCGCTGACGCACCCGATCACCCCGCTGCGGGTGCGGAGGCAGACCGCCCGCTATCTGGTGGCCGTGCTGGAGACCTGCGCCTACCACGCCCGTTCGCTCGCCGCGACGGCCGAGCTGGTGCCGTACAGCAAGACCATCGCGGCCGACCCCCGGCTGGAGCGGTCCGGTGCGCGCATCGCGCACAACATCGATGTGATCGCGGCGCGGGTGGCGGACGAGGACTCCGAGGGCGAGGTCGAGTCCGGTGCCAGCATCGCCGCCATGCTGGAGAGCAGCTCATCCGAAGTGCTGCGGACGGGCACGGTCACCTACCGCGTGCTGCGCCATCTGCAGCGCCTCGACGAGGGCGTGGTCGGCGTCGCCCGCACCCTCGACGTTCCGGTCGCGGCCCGCGAGGAGCGCAAGGCGGCCTGA